A window of the Erpetoichthys calabaricus chromosome 10, fErpCal1.3, whole genome shotgun sequence genome harbors these coding sequences:
- the LOC114658450 gene encoding histone H2A-like — protein sequence MSGRGKTGGKARAKAKTRSSRAGLQFPVGRVHRLLRKGNYAERVGAGAPVYLAAVLEYLTAEILELAGNAARDNKKTRIIPRHLQLAVRNDEELNKLLGGVTIAQGGVLPNIQAVLLPKRPKKQLRASSNGPQQG from the exons CGCGCTAAGGCTAAGACTCGCTCTTCTCGAGCGGGTCTGCAGTTCCCTGTTGGCCGTGTTCACAGACTTTTGAGGAAAGGTAACTATGCTGAGCGAGTGGGCGCTGGTGCCCCAGTATATCTGGCTGCTGTGCTCGAGTACTTGACTGCTGAAATTCTCGAGTTAGCCGGGAATGCTGCTCGCGACAATAAGAAAACCAGAATCATCCCTCGCCATCTGCAGTTGGCTGTCCGTAACGACGAGGAGCTGAATAAGTTATTGGGTGGTGTGACTATCGCTCAAGGTGGCGTGCTGCCGAACATTCAGGCAGTGCTTCTACCCAAAAGACCGAAAAAACAGCTAAGAGCAA GTAGcaatgggccccagcagggttga